The following are from one region of the Ruficoccus sp. ZRK36 genome:
- a CDS encoding ATP-binding protein: MAQSSAPNSLPWSTTGGPALNITVLVWKLLAVAVFYLVLSEIGSLMALRALEGHVYLLWPASGLAIATLIRGGYKYCLSIFAGYLLWGLWINGQSVGYTLMIGSIYVLSTALGASVLRWMMRSIYSLETIRDVMVFLLAGPLLVGVINASLCTWVVCAQVDLLTWNDYSRLWKPWFLGESLGVLVVAPFLLVWTSQTKVNWSNRQFAEVGVWIIALAFFGIVIFGNWAPTDTLRYPLELALFPLMAWGAVRFGQRGATTGVVLVSIMAMWELLQVFGPEQKYISQSPEFLWVFVGVISTTSYFLAAILTEMRRREELSRHNEVQLRGFVDALPDIAFVLSAEGRYLEVFSHESSPVGYLAEALKDRTLKESWSPEQARKFHQALENCLESQKQISLEYSFELDGNTHWFEGRLAPISSADDAVDQVIWVAYDITERKRTEAALEQQDVLLQGVSQASSLLLAVRNMEEAVERALQAIGEHAQVDRVSIFENCYEPGTNQLKPIVRYGWARPGFELDPENMPENCWKGEMRKWYDQMSGRTAMQGRVRELGPELKHCLEAVGVKTVLMAPIHVESYFWGVLVLADCGRERRWEEGEVTSIQLAASSIGSFFINRQVEAQLRHAKENADRANMAKGEFLAMMSHEIRTPMNAILGFADLLAQTSLDQAQRDSLSVIDRSGKALLELINNILDYSKIESRGIELEYVPFNLETTIVESLELVLIKAREKGIELTYNIEGADSYDYLGDPHRLKQILLNLVNNAVKFTHDGKVEVRVRVESTKASDREHVFFEVVDTGIGIDPAKLDRLFQPFSQVDSSTTRKYGGTGLGLVICKRLIEKMGGDIRVTSTEGEGSVFSFDFPLSKSGDPAPITARMGSTVLTEQFALQHPLSILVVEDDAVNRQLIQEIMGKLGYTIEMAEDEPQASKLLRKKDYEIVLMDVQLPGRSGLEITRRLRAGEYGEHHRDTFVVAVTAFALAEDRRKCLDAGCNDYMSKPISTMQLKDILRHVYQLIHGTPIDPSLS, from the coding sequence GTGGCACAGTCTTCAGCCCCTAACTCGCTGCCATGGTCGACAACAGGGGGACCAGCACTAAATATAACGGTTCTCGTCTGGAAGCTACTGGCTGTTGCTGTTTTTTATCTGGTCCTTTCCGAGATCGGTAGCCTGATGGCCCTGCGTGCGCTGGAGGGGCATGTCTATCTGCTGTGGCCAGCCTCAGGCCTGGCCATAGCGACCCTGATACGCGGTGGCTATAAGTACTGCCTGAGCATCTTTGCCGGGTATCTGCTGTGGGGGCTGTGGATAAACGGGCAAAGTGTGGGCTATACACTGATGATCGGCTCTATCTACGTCCTGAGCACTGCGCTGGGGGCCAGTGTGCTGCGCTGGATGATGCGCTCTATATACTCGCTGGAAACCATCCGCGACGTAATGGTCTTTCTGCTGGCGGGTCCATTACTGGTAGGGGTGATCAATGCCAGCCTGTGCACCTGGGTTGTCTGCGCGCAGGTAGACCTGCTGACTTGGAATGATTACAGCCGCCTCTGGAAACCGTGGTTTCTCGGAGAAAGCCTCGGGGTGCTGGTGGTTGCTCCCTTTCTTTTAGTTTGGACTTCGCAGACCAAAGTGAACTGGAGTAACCGTCAGTTTGCTGAGGTCGGTGTCTGGATTATCGCCCTGGCGTTTTTCGGGATTGTGATTTTCGGTAATTGGGCACCGACGGATACCCTGCGTTATCCGCTGGAGTTGGCGCTCTTTCCTCTGATGGCCTGGGGGGCGGTTCGCTTCGGGCAGCGAGGCGCTACGACCGGTGTCGTACTGGTCTCGATTATGGCCATGTGGGAGCTCCTGCAGGTCTTTGGCCCCGAGCAGAAGTACATCAGCCAGAGCCCTGAATTCCTATGGGTGTTCGTGGGCGTGATTAGCACGACGAGTTATTTTCTGGCCGCGATCCTGACCGAGATGCGGCGTCGTGAAGAGCTGAGCCGGCATAATGAGGTGCAACTGCGCGGCTTTGTCGATGCGTTGCCTGACATCGCCTTCGTATTATCGGCTGAGGGGCGGTACCTGGAGGTCTTCTCCCACGAAAGCAGTCCGGTCGGCTATCTGGCCGAGGCCTTAAAGGACCGGACGCTGAAAGAGTCATGGTCGCCAGAGCAGGCTCGTAAGTTTCATCAAGCCCTGGAGAACTGCCTGGAGAGCCAGAAGCAGATTTCGCTGGAATACTCGTTTGAGCTGGACGGCAACACCCATTGGTTCGAGGGGCGATTGGCACCGATTTCCAGTGCGGATGATGCTGTGGATCAAGTTATCTGGGTGGCATACGACATCACCGAGCGCAAGCGCACCGAGGCAGCTCTTGAGCAGCAGGATGTGCTCCTGCAGGGGGTGTCGCAGGCGAGTTCGCTGCTGTTGGCCGTTCGCAATATGGAGGAGGCAGTGGAGCGCGCGCTTCAGGCCATCGGCGAGCATGCGCAGGTCGACCGCGTGAGTATTTTTGAGAATTGCTACGAGCCTGGGACGAACCAGCTGAAGCCCATTGTGCGCTACGGCTGGGCACGTCCCGGCTTTGAGCTGGACCCCGAAAATATGCCCGAGAATTGCTGGAAGGGCGAGATGCGCAAGTGGTACGATCAGATGTCCGGTCGCACCGCGATGCAGGGCCGCGTCCGCGAACTCGGCCCCGAGCTCAAGCACTGCCTGGAGGCGGTTGGTGTCAAGACCGTGTTGATGGCTCCCATCCATGTGGAGAGTTACTTCTGGGGCGTGCTCGTGCTCGCAGACTGTGGGCGTGAGCGACGCTGGGAAGAGGGTGAGGTGACATCTATCCAACTCGCCGCGAGCAGCATCGGCTCCTTCTTTATCAACCGTCAGGTCGAGGCCCAACTACGTCATGCCAAGGAGAATGCCGACCGGGCCAACATGGCCAAGGGCGAGTTTCTGGCCATGATGAGCCACGAAATCCGTACTCCGATGAACGCCATCCTGGGCTTCGCGGACCTGCTGGCGCAGACTTCGCTCGATCAGGCACAGCGTGACTCGCTGTCGGTCATCGACCGTAGCGGTAAGGCCCTGCTGGAGCTCATTAACAACATCCTCGATTACTCCAAGATCGAGTCCCGGGGCATCGAGCTGGAGTATGTACCTTTTAATCTGGAGACAACGATCGTCGAGTCGCTGGAGCTGGTCCTGATCAAAGCCCGCGAGAAGGGGATTGAACTGACCTACAACATCGAGGGCGCTGACTCCTACGACTATCTGGGCGACCCGCATCGACTGAAGCAAATCCTGCTCAACCTCGTCAACAATGCCGTCAAGTTTACCCACGACGGAAAAGTGGAGGTACGGGTGCGCGTGGAGTCGACGAAGGCCAGTGATCGCGAGCATGTTTTCTTTGAGGTTGTCGATACGGGGATCGGTATTGATCCGGCCAAGCTTGACCGCCTGTTTCAGCCGTTCTCTCAGGTGGATTCCTCCACGACTCGCAAGTACGGGGGCACCGGGCTGGGTCTCGTTATCTGCAAGCGCCTGATTGAAAAAATGGGTGGCGACATCCGTGTCACCAGTACAGAAGGCGAGGGCTCAGTTTTCTCTTTTGACTTTCCGCTCTCCAAGTCCGGAGACCCCGCACCTATCACTGCGCGCATGGGCTCCACGGTCCTGACTGAGCAGTTCGCTCTCCAGCATCCGCTCTCTATCCTCGTGGTCGAGGATGACGCGGTGAACAGGCAGCTCATTCAGGAGATTATGGGCAAGCTCGGCTATACCATAGAGATGGCCGAAGATGAACCGCAGGCCTCCAAGCTCCTGCGGAAAAAGGATTACGAGATTGTGCTCATGGATGTACAGCTCCCCGGTCGCAGCGGGCTGGAGATCACCCGACGTCTACGGGCGGGTGAGTATGGCGAGCACCATCGCGATACCTTTGTGGTCGCGGTTACGGCTTTCGCGCTGGCAGAGGATCGGCGCAAGTGTCTCGATGCTGGCTGTAACGACTATATGTCAAAGCCAATCTCGACCATGCAGCTCAAGGACATCCTGCGCCACGTCTATCAGCTCATCCACGGGACGCCGATTGATCCGAGCCTGTCATAA
- a CDS encoding bifunctional serine/threonine-protein kinase/formylglycine-generating enzyme family protein: MADLSADSIPDDRPPPGRAYEVLTPGEKFGDYQVLRCLSYDLMGSLYRVRKTRVREGRCLFVLPPLVKNDKNFRERFFQHSSRLFQLQHPNLLQAEDADLVKGRFTIYHEAFDGQNLADYLEQYAIEKHRAPHSDSEDNLLADMPVGLPEKEVRKILRQVLEALAYAHANKVLHLNLNPTNILRDSEGRIKLTELGIMSMAGKELFETLVSAGIPPISLGPRRIRINTVDILSPETRLGKPGDERSDIYAFGITAYWLLTGHKPGYNYAPPSEVNPDLDKSWDTLLANCLERNPDRRYSSAAAVLADLNDLDNIQERASPLEPGTAQTKSVFRHMDFIPVPRQIKRRGIKTTRAFRLGIIGIIACIAVYLTSLFYELAFLEDSPTDAPVAIRTPEGKEPRLKIRTEPPDALFEIPSENISFIVRNGTLDLNVTSGIYNIKLSAPHYTPLTQLIEIERGKQELNLKLEPAWADVEIHTTPGARATAIDSSRRMYDLGTADEDGLLRVAQLLHAGNYTLRLEKDDYMTMEKEDFQLDEDAGRLDFPLVPMPGTLRVRSTPKGATVYIEGKEIGTSNATIEGLPVREQFIVTLEMDGYRTEKLAVTLEPNTRTVLDFGELTPRSGELLPQVTFDGAPPSVSLLEGLSYRIGSKTYPGNSNVLSGIPEGEVTLVASHPDYIDVEQTFQLPDNTLLRVPLDLKPKPGIIELDVTPAGLPLSITANGKAFPLDGANQFNLPPDKDFELSLEAPDYIPQRLAIKLRPNESYTWETSLTLIPGPASGLSYDIPYLDIRLAWIPPGTFTMGSPLKEHARLPVEGPQTEVTLSKGFWLSEKEITQQEYMQLMEENPSKFKGPRHPVEKVTWQEAIAYCREVNRREQTAGRVPEGYAYRLPTEAEWEYAARAGTEEPFHWGDTADISHANFRGKYPRDFTSSQLEDPDFYGTSPVGEYTPNAFGLYDIHGNVAEWCMDKFNGRLPGGKETDWYNNEGDTRHVVRGGGWETYAIRARLASRDSMADTTRSSSIGFRLCLGPELTSE, encoded by the coding sequence ATGGCCGACCTTTCCGCCGACTCAATCCCTGATGACAGACCGCCACCTGGCCGGGCTTATGAAGTCCTCACTCCGGGGGAGAAGTTTGGCGACTACCAGGTACTACGCTGTCTCTCCTATGATTTGATGGGTAGCCTGTATCGTGTCCGTAAGACACGCGTACGCGAGGGCCGATGCCTGTTTGTCCTCCCCCCGCTGGTTAAAAACGACAAAAATTTCCGCGAGCGCTTTTTCCAGCATAGCTCACGACTCTTCCAGCTCCAGCACCCGAATCTGCTCCAGGCCGAGGACGCGGATCTGGTAAAAGGCCGTTTTACCATCTACCATGAGGCCTTTGATGGCCAGAATCTGGCCGACTATCTCGAACAGTACGCCATCGAGAAACACCGCGCTCCACATTCGGACTCTGAAGATAATCTGCTGGCAGACATGCCGGTCGGACTCCCCGAGAAGGAGGTGCGCAAGATTCTCAGGCAAGTGCTCGAAGCGCTCGCCTATGCGCATGCCAATAAGGTACTGCACCTGAACCTTAACCCGACCAATATCCTGCGCGATAGCGAGGGGCGGATCAAGCTGACCGAGCTGGGCATCATGTCGATGGCGGGTAAAGAGCTCTTTGAGACACTGGTATCGGCAGGCATCCCTCCGATTTCACTGGGGCCGCGCCGCATCCGCATCAACACGGTTGACATCCTCTCCCCTGAAACACGCCTGGGTAAGCCCGGCGATGAGCGCTCGGACATCTACGCATTTGGCATCACTGCCTACTGGCTGCTCACCGGGCACAAGCCCGGCTACAACTACGCCCCGCCCAGTGAAGTCAACCCCGACCTCGACAAGAGCTGGGATACCCTCCTGGCAAACTGTCTCGAACGCAATCCAGACAGACGCTATAGCTCCGCCGCCGCCGTCCTGGCCGACCTGAACGATCTTGATAACATCCAGGAGCGCGCATCCCCCCTGGAGCCGGGAACGGCGCAAACGAAGTCTGTCTTTCGGCACATGGACTTCATCCCGGTGCCACGTCAGATCAAACGTCGCGGGATAAAAACGACTCGGGCCTTTCGTCTGGGGATCATCGGTATCATCGCCTGCATCGCTGTCTACCTCACATCACTCTTTTACGAGCTGGCCTTCCTCGAAGACTCTCCTACGGATGCGCCCGTTGCCATACGCACACCCGAGGGTAAAGAGCCTCGCCTGAAAATACGGACCGAGCCTCCAGATGCGCTCTTTGAGATACCCAGCGAGAACATAAGCTTCATCGTGCGCAATGGAACGCTCGACCTGAACGTCACTTCAGGCATCTACAACATCAAGCTGAGCGCTCCCCACTACACTCCCCTGACCCAGCTCATCGAAATCGAGCGCGGCAAGCAGGAGCTCAACCTCAAGCTCGAGCCTGCCTGGGCCGATGTAGAGATCCATACGACCCCCGGAGCACGTGCGACGGCGATCGACAGCTCCCGACGCATGTACGATCTGGGGACTGCCGACGAGGATGGGCTGCTCCGCGTGGCACAGCTGCTGCATGCCGGTAACTACACCCTTCGTCTGGAAAAAGATGACTACATGACGATGGAGAAAGAGGACTTCCAGCTGGACGAAGATGCCGGTCGTTTGGATTTCCCCCTCGTCCCTATGCCGGGCACACTGCGCGTACGCTCCACCCCCAAAGGGGCAACCGTCTACATCGAGGGCAAGGAAATCGGCACCAGTAACGCAACGATCGAAGGCCTGCCTGTGCGTGAGCAGTTTATCGTCACGCTGGAAATGGATGGCTACCGGACCGAGAAACTCGCCGTCACACTGGAGCCGAATACCCGCACGGTGCTCGACTTCGGAGAGCTCACACCCCGATCCGGCGAGCTTTTACCGCAGGTTACCTTTGACGGTGCCCCACCCTCCGTTTCACTCCTCGAAGGGCTGAGCTACCGCATCGGCTCGAAGACATACCCCGGCAACTCCAACGTCCTGTCAGGCATCCCGGAAGGTGAAGTCACGCTCGTGGCCAGCCACCCCGACTACATCGATGTGGAGCAGACCTTCCAGCTCCCGGACAACACCCTGCTGCGTGTGCCCCTGGACCTGAAGCCAAAGCCCGGCATCATCGAGCTCGACGTCACCCCCGCCGGACTCCCGCTATCCATTACCGCCAACGGCAAAGCCTTTCCCCTTGATGGTGCCAACCAGTTTAACCTGCCCCCCGACAAAGATTTTGAGCTGAGCCTGGAAGCCCCCGACTACATTCCCCAGCGCCTGGCCATCAAGCTCAGGCCCAACGAAAGCTACACCTGGGAAACCTCCCTGACCCTTATCCCAGGGCCTGCCAGCGGCCTTTCCTACGACATCCCCTATCTGGATATCCGGCTGGCCTGGATACCCCCCGGTACCTTTACCATGGGCAGCCCTCTCAAGGAGCACGCCCGCCTGCCCGTCGAAGGGCCGCAAACAGAGGTCACCCTCTCCAAAGGCTTCTGGCTATCGGAGAAAGAAATCACCCAGCAGGAGTACATGCAGCTCATGGAGGAGAACCCCTCCAAGTTCAAAGGCCCGCGACATCCGGTGGAGAAAGTAACCTGGCAGGAGGCCATCGCCTACTGCCGTGAGGTCAACCGCCGCGAGCAGACTGCCGGGCGTGTCCCTGAGGGCTACGCCTATCGCCTGCCGACTGAGGCCGAGTGGGAGTACGCTGCCCGCGCTGGCACGGAGGAGCCCTTTCACTGGGGCGACACTGCCGACATCTCGCACGCTAATTTCCGCGGCAAATATCCGCGCGACTTTACCTCGTCGCAGCTGGAGGACCCGGACTTCTACGGCACAAGCCCCGTCGGCGAGTATACCCCGAATGCTTTCGGGCTTTATGACATCCATGGCAACGTCGCTGAATGGTGCATGGACAAGTTTAACGGTCGCCTGCCCGGTGGCAAAGAAACCGACTGGTATAATAACGAGGGAGACACCCGCCACGTCGTTCGCGGCGGCGGCTGGGAGACCTACGCCATCCGTGCGCGTTTAGCTTCGCGTGACAGCATGGCCGATACGACACGCTCGTCCTCGATCGGCTTCCGGCTCTGCCTCGGCCCCGAGCTCACGAGCGAGTAG
- the def gene encoding peptide deformylase, with amino-acid sequence MVLRVTQYGEPVLKEEGAPVTEFNAELRQLADDMVETMHAAEGIGLAAQQVGKAIQMFVMELPVYEDEPSPTYLYDGKQPPLELIMPLVVVNPELELLGDEAGYEEGCLSFPGIRGRVDRPTRVRLRFQDIEGAPHEISCDGLFARVIQHEYDHLQGVLFIDRMNPRVLRTIESKVRRLRRSTRDFLKDQA; translated from the coding sequence ATGGTATTACGCGTCACCCAGTACGGCGAACCGGTCCTGAAGGAAGAAGGGGCCCCGGTCACGGAATTCAATGCCGAGCTTCGTCAGCTCGCCGATGACATGGTGGAGACCATGCACGCTGCCGAGGGCATTGGCCTGGCTGCCCAGCAGGTCGGTAAGGCGATCCAGATGTTTGTGATGGAGCTACCTGTCTACGAGGATGAGCCGTCACCGACCTATCTCTATGACGGCAAGCAGCCCCCGCTGGAGCTGATCATGCCGCTGGTCGTCGTCAACCCGGAGCTGGAGCTGCTCGGTGATGAGGCAGGCTACGAAGAGGGCTGCCTGTCCTTTCCCGGCATCCGGGGCCGTGTCGACCGCCCTACCCGCGTACGCCTGCGTTTTCAGGACATCGAGGGAGCGCCGCACGAGATCTCCTGCGACGGACTCTTCGCGCGCGTCATCCAGCATGAGTACGACCACTTGCAGGGCGTGCTCTTTATCGACCGCATGAACCCCCGCGTCCTGCGCACAATCGAGTCAAAGGTCCGCCGCCTGCGCCGCTCCACCCGCGATTTCCTCAAAGACCAGGCCTAG